The following are encoded together in the Montipora foliosa isolate CH-2021 chromosome 12, ASM3666993v2, whole genome shotgun sequence genome:
- the LOC137978399 gene encoding uncharacterized protein isoform X1 yields the protein MSLLNYMKVRSSLNTPLACYSLLIKLEGLNVTVLDNFCQLVIGACKKKNLEITKRLNLTPTDFKDNQMLARPLDSYEKHRATFHLNKTGRISLFFRFNLTAEHFSEEPTKPPAQHRKFCKTYHFNKKGRIIQVAKIPFEETHSLIKCVQDNVPSGVSLYMELVNGDILQ from the exons ATGTCTCTTCTGAACTACATGAAG GTTAGATCATCCCTGAATACACCATTAGCATGCTATAGCTTGCTGATCAAGCTTGAAGGGCTAAATGTTACAGTTCTTGACAATTTTTGCCAGCTTGTGATTGGTGCGTGCAAAAAGAAGAATCTGGAAATAACAAAAAG ACTAAACCTGACTCCAACAGATTTCAAAGACAATCAGATGCTGGCTCGCCCATTAGACAGCTATGAAAAACACAGAGCAACATTTCATCTTAACAAGACTGGTCGCATCAGTCTGTTTTTCAG atTTAACCTCACAGCAGAACATTTTAGTGAAGAACCAACTAAGCCTCCAGCACAGCACAGGAAGTTCTGTAAAACATATCACTTTAACAAGAAAGGTCGAATAATTCAG GTTGCCAAGATTCCATTTGAAGAGACGCATTCCCTCATCAAGTGTGTGCAAGACAATGTGCCATCAGGAGTGTCACTTTACATGGAACTGGTAAACGGTGACATTTTGCAATGA
- the LOC137978399 gene encoding uncharacterized protein isoform X2: MSLLNYMKVRSSLNTPLACYSLLIKLEGLNVTVLDNFCQLVIGACKKKNLEITKRLNLTPTDFKDNQMLARPLDSYEKHRATFHLNKTGRISLFFRFNLTAEHFSEEPTKPPAQHRKFCKTYHFNKKGRIIQVAKIPFEETHSLIKCVQDNVPSGVSLYMELSKMKR, translated from the exons ATGTCTCTTCTGAACTACATGAAG GTTAGATCATCCCTGAATACACCATTAGCATGCTATAGCTTGCTGATCAAGCTTGAAGGGCTAAATGTTACAGTTCTTGACAATTTTTGCCAGCTTGTGATTGGTGCGTGCAAAAAGAAGAATCTGGAAATAACAAAAAG ACTAAACCTGACTCCAACAGATTTCAAAGACAATCAGATGCTGGCTCGCCCATTAGACAGCTATGAAAAACACAGAGCAACATTTCATCTTAACAAGACTGGTCGCATCAGTCTGTTTTTCAG atTTAACCTCACAGCAGAACATTTTAGTGAAGAACCAACTAAGCCTCCAGCACAGCACAGGAAGTTCTGTAAAACATATCACTTTAACAAGAAAGGTCGAATAATTCAG GTTGCCAAGATTCCATTTGAAGAGACGCATTCCCTCATCAAGTGTGTGCAAGACAATGTGCCATCAGGAGTGTCACTTTACATGGAACTG AGCAAAATGAAGAGATAA